From the Solanum pennellii chromosome 4, SPENNV200 genome, one window contains:
- the LOC107017151 gene encoding dof zinc finger protein DOF3.4-like: MSSEIGDRRPARLPAPVNGTRPSEPENLPCPRCDSTNTKFCYYNNYNLSQPRHFCKSCRRYWTRGGTLRNVPVGGGTRKNSSHKRPRINSGAGTVQEQTNPITMMGSGSGHVSGSGSMSLMGCEVNLNESVHEGGNGTSSFTSLLTAPVGVGVGGFVPLGGFGLGLGGFGLGNLDWPMEQVSGGGNGGDGGENDKWQLSGGEMEGGGGGSGGGGIGGDDDCFGWPDLAISAPGTSLK, from the coding sequence atgtcttcAGAAATCGGCGACAGACGTCCGGCGAGACTGCCGGCGCCGGTAAACGGAACAAGGCCATCGGAACCAGAGAACTTGCCGTGTCCACGTTGTGATTCTACAAACACAAAGTTTTGTTATTACAACAACTATAATCTTTCTCAGCCACGTCATTTCTGTAAGTCCTGTCGCCGGTATTGGACACGTGGCGGCACCTTACGTAACGTCCCCGTCGGCGGGGGTACACGTAAGAACTCGTCCCATAAACGCCCCCGTATCAACTCCGGTGCTGGTACCGTTCAAGAACAAACCAACCCGATCACAATGATGGGTTCGGGTTCGGGTCATGTATCCGGGTCGGGTTCTATGTCGTTGATGGGTTGTGAAGTGAACTTGAATGAGTCAGTACATGAAGGTGGAAACGGTACGTCGTCGTTTACTTCGTTATTAACAGCTCCAGTTGGTGTGGGGGTGGGTGGGTTTGTGCCTTTAGGTGGATTTGGGCTTGGGCTTGGCGGGTTTGGGCTTGGGAATCTCGATTGGCCCATGGAGCAAGTAAGCGGTGGAGGGAATGGTGGCGACGGCGGTGAAAATGACAAGTGGCAGCTGAGTGGCGGTGAGATGGAAGGCGGCGGCGGCGGCAGCGGTGGCGGAGGAATAGGTGGTGATGATGATTGTTTTGGGTGGCCTGATCTTGCTATCTCAGCACCAGGGACAAGTCTTAAATGA